DNA sequence from the Puntigrus tetrazona isolate hp1 chromosome 2, ASM1883169v1, whole genome shotgun sequence genome:
TCAGCTCATTGCGATACTTTTCCTCCATGGAGGCCCGCTGGTCTTTAGCCTATAAACAGAAGACAAACAATGCCACCTTCATTTAAATTCTCTTTCATGTGaaatgttaaactaaataaGAGGAAAGTGATATCAAACCTCTTTCAGCTTGTTCATCATATCTTCAGTACTCTTCTGCATGTTGTCATTGTTATTCTTGACCGTGTTCACTTGGTCCTGAAGTCTAGATACCTGATTATGACATACAACATGTAAGGCCGTTGCAAATAAGAGTTCTAAGAGGAATATAGCTCAACTGATAAATATGCATCTCAAAAATTCCTCACACCTCCTCCTTCTTGCTCTCTAATAAGCACTTGAGCTCCAGGATCTCTTTGCCCTTGTCTCTGGATATCGTGTACAGCTCGTCTGTCTTACTCTTCAGCTCTGAATTCAGCCATGTGTTCTGGTTCTGAAGGAGCTCCTTTTCTTGTTCCATTCGCTTCTCACGATACTGATGAGAAAAACCCAAATCAAAGCATGGACTCAACGCTCAGATTATTTCACTGTAGAGACAGAATGACAGCTAAATGGGAGTCAATATTCACCTGAATGGAAACCTCTGATGACTGAAGTTCATCTAATTTAAGCTGGAGCTCCATCTTGATTGTGTTGGTCTCCACAAGTTTGTCATTGAGACGTTTAAGTTCCTCTGTATAATGAAGATAACATACATTCTAGCAATTATGGATGACAAAAGCATTGATAGTTTAGAATTAAGTAACTGCTCAGCTGTACATATGAGCATATCAGTTCAGTTTCTGAATAGCTGTTTGCTTGactttaactaatattaacttaCAAATACCTATTGGCTACACTCCACTGTTTTAATTGTATTGACTAATATTTAAACCAAgtttatttgatattaaataatttaaaaaaaatgctgttcttctaaACGTTCCATTCATCAGTGAATCCTGGAAAGAAattataagaatgatttctgaaggatcctgtGACTGATAACTGAAGCAatcattactaaaaaaaaacattacatttataaattataaaatataacccTATAGAAAACTAtcaattttttgtaaaataagtatttgtgtttcaagaatatttaaaaaaaataaatctaaataatctgaaaaaaaagacttacaaaaagctacaaaaaaaaaaaaaaccacttaCTGACCCAAACTACTGAATAGAGTAtataagtaattaattttttaatacaaaaacaaattcaaagcAGTTTTTCTAAGGTACTAAGAATTGTAAAAATTCTAATCAATTTGGACTTATTTTGGTGACCCAAAAGTGCTTAAAATGTTAAGTATGTAATACAATCAATCATATTTGGTTAATGCCATTAAACTCCAAAGTCAATGGCAAGTGCAATCCTTCATGTAAACGCCAgtgacataaaaacacataccgCTGAGGTTTTCCACTTCTTGAGATCGTTTCTCAAGCATCCGTGAGAGCTCTCTGTTTTCTGCCTCGATTTCATATTTGGCTCTTGTTGGCTTACtctgaaatgcaaaaacattgggatattttcatcattttaactGCTCGATTTTGAAGGTACATATGAAGCATGACAGGTGAGAGACTCGAAGTTACCTCTTGCGTCCCCCTGTTCTTCCTCTATCTCTTTTAGCTTCTTAAGTTCCTCGGCTTTAAGGAAGAACAATCACTTACATTATACAGCAATGCCGCATCAATACAAccatcatattaaaaaaaaagaaattacggACAGAACTTACCAAGACGGCTGTTTTCTTCCTTAATACTGTGATGCTCTTTACTTTGGGACAAGAACTGCTCCTGACTCTCAGCTAGCTTCTTTTCAAGATTAAAGTACTGTTgctctgtttattaaaaaaaaaaaaaaaaaaaaagtaacattttattggAACAATTTATACTGACAGTTCCTTTGAAAattcatgaaaatgcatttatgatttGATTAAGATTTGGAGAGAAATTGTAACTATTATTGTaactaataatgcattaatgatGATTTACATGTTAACAAGGAAggtgcttatatatatatatatatatatatatatatatatatatatatatataactcatcACTTTATAAGGTCCAAggataaaatatgacaaaacagacaaacacgAACACTTTCTTTGGTTTGCCACTACATCCCTGAATGATCTTATACCACGAATTTTGCAGAAGGCACAACCTGGTAGCTCATCTGTGCGGAACAAACAAGCTTTTACAAAACAATTTACCAGACGCCTTCTTCTTTAAGGTCACGAATCAGCACACATGCATTTGTGATGCCTATAGATGCTGTCTAGTGAGAAAGCACACTAGTATGTTAAAACACACAGCTGTTGAATGACTCTCCGGCCCGCCTTACTCACCGCAGTCTGCTTTATATCGCTCGTGCTGGGATTTCAGAGAGTCTACCTCCGTCTGCTGCTCTGACAGAACTTTCTCGAGCTTGTTCTGGATTGCTTTCGGTAGTTTGTTGATCTCGGCTCTCTCCAGCGCCTGCTGAAGAAGTGCCGCCATCTCTCCGGCACACCGCGACAGTTAGCATTAGCAGCTAGCTGCCCTTACGTCATATTTGAGCGATGTAAACTCAAGCCGCAAAGCAGCGCGGGCCTGCAGGAGTGTCGTCCAATCAGGTCTCTCGAACTGAGGAGCGTGTATGAGATGCGACGACGTGTCACACGTAGTGGGTCCACTGAGAAGTCATCAGCTGTCTGAAGAAGTGTGCGTGATCTGAAGGCAGGTTTGAAGACTTTATTTGCGGTGTTTTGTGGGACGCTGTTGTTACATTGCATGCTTcctaaattatcattttttttgtgcttaaaaaaataggTTTCCCTTGCTTGTAGTGCTTTGATTTCATTTACAGGGCGACGTTCAGCCGCATCTAGTCTTGAACTTGTGCTGTAGAAACATAGCtcgaaataaaatctaatattcaCTTTTCACACTGTACGTTATGATATGTTATTCAGAATTTTACtttcaaagcatttatttttattttttatttgatattattattgtcaGCCATAATATGATAATGTTTGTCGTGATCAAAaggctgattaaaaacatttttccagttATTCACTGTCATTGAGACTAATACTGATTTAAATGCTCATATGCACTTCACAAAAATTGATGATAACGATAATAATACGACTTAACGTGATAACTGCCCAAATCACAATATTTTGTCAgtgaaaacacaatttaaaagtattttaacattattccACATCCAATTTAAAAGTGTAGCATATATTTGAGGGTTATTTTACGCTTGCGAGCAGGTTAATATGGCGCAATATgaaatttgtgttgttttttcgTATGTTTAGAAAATGGGTAGGAGTTATTTTGTAGATGAAGCTGTGGAGGAATATCTTGGTGGGCTTCAGGCAGCTCCTGGATCATGTGTGACCGGACTCCTGGCTGGTCAAGTAAGAAAACCGAACCCATTTATATCTATTAATAAGTACACGCAACTTTTTttcctaactttttttttctgtagtcgTCTCCTCAGAGAGATTTCGTGGTGCTGGCTGTGCAGACTCCTCAAAGGGAGAGCGAGGGGCGGCCCAAGGCTTCGAAAGGGGTCAGCCCACTGGATGACATTGATGTGGAGTGGGTCACAGAACACGCCAAGCAGGTGTTTAGCCTGATGTCTTAGCGCTTGCGCGGtggcttttaaatattttaccctCTAGTTTTACAGTAAAGGGTTTTGCATTCTCTTATTGTAGGTGTCCCGCATGCTACCGGGAGGTCTTTGCATTCTTGGTCTGTTTTTAGTGACCCCACCTGAACTCTCCAAAGACGcccaaaatgcattaaaaagggTATTggtgtattatgtattaatttttttaatttccttcatttaatattcttattaagtttaattaaacacattatagtaataatttagAAACGGACTGCATCAcctttcagtttgttttatcaAAGGTGGTTTAGTAGGCCATCATCACTTAATCACTTATTTGTGTGCTGGTCTCTTTTCATAGCTTATATTTGCCATGGATAAATACATAACTAAAGGAAGATTGTGGGAACTGTCAGAGGAGGATGTGACTGATCGAGTAACCCTGCATATCTGCTCCAAAACAAAGAAGTATCCTGTTCATTACCTCCAGCTATCACTTCATACAAATAACCACACAGCCTAAGTTTGCATGATCCTTGACCTAAAGTGTACAGACTTGTCTGCAAAACATTTGATGTAAAAGATCCAAAGGTaagagatgcttttttttttgtcttaaaactTGGAGTTGTTTGGcagatatgttttatttactcttGAATGTGTAGAGTTCATCCAAGCCAGCAGACTGGAAGTATCAAGCAGGCATCTCATCATCTTGGCCCATGCTGACCTGCTCTGTTGAGGTGGATCTGCTCATCCCTGTGACAGGATCTTCTTCTGATAACACAGACAAGTGCATGAaggtgagatatatatatatatatatatatatatatatatatatatatatatatatatatgtgttttctttattgCCCTTTTGGATAAATGGTGTTTTCCTTGTGAAGATGTGAAAAAGCTAATAGGCAGGGTAAGTTGACAGATTGTGAATTTAACCTTTTTGTTCAGGATGGTCTTAGGAGGTGGGCTAAACAGATCGAGGCTGCTTACTGTCTCATAAATGGCAGACAGGCGTTAGATGACTCTGAACTTCTATCAGGACAGGTAAAAGCTCTGTCATTCCTCTGTAATGTCTAcatttagtcacttttaaatccagactcaaaactcatctgtttagttgtgcatttacagaatgagcactgtgctgcgtccgaactgtgctactttgcttcttttattttaaactgttttaaatcaatctctttttgctttaaattcaatttatcttaaatcagtgtttttattttattttaatttcttttattgttatttaaatcttgtaattattttatttcctcttttgtaaagcactttgaattaccattgtgtatgaaataaacttgccttgccttgccttgccttacATTTGAGCTGAGGCACACgttttttgcttttcagaaaAAGAACCTAAAAACATCCCATCGTCAGTCACTGCCAGCACGGATCTTTGTCTCAGATGTGAGTGTCTTATCTTATAATAGTGCCTTCATATCACTGGGACatgtaatgtgtatgtgtatatgtatatgtatatgtatatgtgtttgtgttgtcaAATGTTGAATAGGTTTATCAATGTCACAGGAACAATCAGAGCTGGATGAGCGGAGCAGTGCTCTGGTTCAGGTGTGTAGCAGCTCAATGAGGGTTCGAGGGGTGGTTCACTGCAGGGCCTACATCCACAACAACAAACCCAAAGCCAGACATGCAGCACAGGTCATTAATCCCTactatatttatagaaatatataggATATAATTgagtttttgcatttaacatttttaatatgcaaatcatGAAGTAAatttttatacagtacataataatattgtatttccTGAATTTATTTGTagcatgtaaaaacatttattttaatattttacaattaatttatttagacaaaatgtctttaataataggcatttatttttttaccagcCGTAGCACGAAAAATTATTTCACGCAATATTTGTTATAAGAAAGCTGCCTTTTTCTTATTTGCCTGTTATTTAGCGTCTATGAGGGTTAAGTACTGATGTAAATTCTCTTTTGTACTGGTAGGCCATTAAGAGGGACATCATAAACACAGTTTGCTCCAGAGTGGAGATGCTTCTGGAAGATCTTTTAATGAATGAAGGGAGTCAAAAAGGTACAGTAGCCTATCTTCTCTCATATGTGCTATagaaagggatagttcacccaaaaattacaattctgtcatcagttactctcatgtcattccaaatgttataaatgtgtgCATAAATGATgtattaaagaatttaaataaactttttttgcaatggttattcaaaaattaaattttggaAGGATTATGATAACTCAATcttccatttttgggtgtactatCCCACAACTAACTTTGCAAGCACAAATCtttccactagatggcagtagGTTGCCACAATGTTCTTCATCGGCCCGCAGCTTTTGCATgtagcacaaaaataaatgcattcataattcAAGTTTCCATATTGTTTCTCTAGGTTTATGCAGTGGGCAGCAGGCCCTTCCTCGGCGAGTGTTTGCACCAATACCCATCTCcggtctgtctgtgtgtgactACATGTTCCCAGACGAAGGCACAGCTGATGTGGCCGAACGTCTCAAAGAGATGCTGGACTGCGAAACATCAGAAGAGGACATAGATACTAGTTTGGAGAACAATCAGCGTAGGTTTTCATATTTCAGTCGGAGacttattatagttaattatcTCACTTTATTTGAGTGTCTCCTGTTATATACCATGGCTTATTTGAATAATGAAACATCAGTACTTATGGAATCGCGATATTGTAATGGTTTACAAGTTTTTGAAAGGCTTTTCTAAGTGGCCCTCAAGTGTGGCCCTAGGGCATTGTGCAATGTGGAGCAAGTCCTTGCAAAGCCGTTAGGATTTAGGGATCACTGGACTCGAGTATTATAGGAGCTTTATGGTTCAAGAATGTGTAGAGGTGTGTGACTATAGAATACAAAGGAAAACCTTGTCAAAAATGTGTGCATAGTATACAGACCTCTTGTGACACACCCTCATTTCTCCTCCAAAATAATAGCCAGCTACACCTTTCCTCTTGTTCAAACCAGTTTAGGTTTGCCCACAGTTTCCAAGTATGgttagaaagaaaaatgtggAAGAGGTAATATGACTAGCCACAGGCtatagaatattttaataacaagcCCTTTGGATTATCTTCTCTATGACAACACAACCTCCACCTTGGAAAGAGGAGATTATTCTCCTTTTATTTCTTGTGTTATTTCTTTATCTTGAGCAGTACAAGCCTACCATAcctaataattacattttttacacgtttgtgttttttttttattagtattttctgCTGTTTCTGGACCTGAGGTAACAGACAGCCATGATGAGCATATCATCTCAGAAATCCAAGATGAAAACCCCCAAATTCAGAAAGCCACTCAGTATTATGCTGGTAAgttattcaaaattattaatgttataataGATCACACTTTTTATGTGTGCAAcgaatttattaataaaataataaatcattctcTTTCCATTATGGCATTAACTGGGGAtcaatccaaaaatgaaaaaaaaacagattttttttttacagtggctGCAGGAGACTGTAGTTGAAGTGAATATAGCAAAATTAACTGTGACATATTACATCCCAAAATCGAAAGTAGCATATTTTacttaagtgtgttttttttttctttaattgctaatGCCACCAAATTAAGCATTGCTTGGTAATTGATTGACCTGAATGGTATTATCTAATTGTGGACTTATATTTAACACCTTTTCAACTTAATTCATTACGTACATTTCTGCCAAAGTTATGTTTTCTAATGCTTGAGTTCatattttattgccattttctGTGATAATGTGAAAAACGCTGAAGGTGTCTAAAATAAATTTTGGTAACGATAACAATAGGTCGCATAATGACGCCCATGTTTTTAGTTGGGCTGATGTGACCATATTTTTGTTAGCGTGATTCCTCTACTTCCACCTCCTGATGACtgattgtctctctctctctttctc
Encoded proteins:
- the odr4 gene encoding protein odr-4 homolog, whose protein sequence is MGRSYFVDEAVEEYLGGLQAAPGSCVTGLLAGQSSPQRDFVVLAVQTPQRESEGRPKASKGVSPLDDIDVEWVTEHAKQVSRMLPGGLCILGLFLVTPPELSKDAQNALKRLIFAMDKYITKGRLWELSEEDVTDRVTLHICSKTKKLVCKTFDVKDPKSSSKPADWKYQAGISSSWPMLTCSVEVDLLIPVTGSSSDNTDKCMKDGLRRWAKQIEAAYCLINGRQALDDSELLSGQKKNLKTSHRQSLPARIFVSDEQSELDERSSALVQVCSSSMRVRGVVHCRAYIHNNKPKARHAAQAIKRDIINTVCSRVEMLLEDLLMNEGSQKGLCSGQQALPRRVFAPIPISGLSVCDYMFPDEGTADVAERLKEMLDCETSEEDIDTSLENNQLFSAVSGPEVTDSHDEHIISEIQDENPQIQKATQYYAGVAVAAAVALLATATSLLYFS